The Streptomyces sp. HSG2 genome has a segment encoding these proteins:
- a CDS encoding flavin reductase family protein: MMGHANMAAAAVRYLRRPGRPPPAGKRFPRPESRCVGSDERAPVGPSAFREVLGNFATGVTVVTAPAPADGSAPPAGFACQSFAALSLEPPLVTFLVGRSSATWPRIARTGSFCVNILSERQGDLCRSFAVSGAAGGDKFAGVAHDRSPATGAPRLAGAVAWVDCAVHAVHPGGDHLIVVGRVLALGRDDVAPPPLVFHRGRLTSLCPE; the protein is encoded by the coding sequence ATGATGGGGCACGCGAACATGGCGGCGGCGGCGGTGCGATACCTGCGACGTCCCGGCCGCCCCCCACCGGCCGGGAAGCGCTTCCCCAGGCCGGAGTCGCGTTGTGTCGGGAGCGACGAGCGCGCGCCCGTCGGGCCCTCGGCCTTCCGCGAGGTGCTGGGGAACTTCGCGACAGGGGTCACCGTCGTCACCGCCCCGGCCCCCGCCGACGGGTCCGCGCCGCCCGCCGGGTTCGCCTGCCAGTCCTTCGCCGCGCTCTCGCTGGAGCCTCCGCTCGTCACCTTCCTCGTCGGCCGATCCTCGGCCACCTGGCCGCGCATCGCCCGCACCGGCTCCTTCTGCGTGAACATCCTCTCCGAGAGGCAGGGGGACCTGTGCCGGTCCTTCGCGGTGAGCGGCGCGGCCGGAGGCGACAAGTTCGCCGGGGTGGCCCACGACCGGTCCCCGGCGACCGGGGCGCCTCGCCTCGCGGGGGCGGTCGCCTGGGTCGACTGCGCGGTGCACGCCGTCCACCCCGGTGGGGACCATCTGATCGTCGTCGGACGGGTCCTGGCGCTCGGCCGCGACGACGTCGCCCCGCCGCCTCTGGTCTTCCACCGAGGGCGCCTCACCTCGCTTTGCCCCGAGTGA
- a CDS encoding enoyl-CoA hydratase-related protein, with the protein MGQRTARGVRLLTLDRPEALNALAPDHRETLIRRFAEASADPAVRAVVVTGTGRAFCAGADLRGGAPAASERVAGDVARTVRLGAQRLIAAVLDCEKPVIAAVNGTAAGLGAHLAFACDLVLAARSATFVEVFVRRGLVPDAGGAYLLPRLVGPQRAKELMFFGDSLAAAEAERLGLVNRVVSDEVLGDTALAWAERLASGPTRALALAKQLLNASLDTDRTAAFAAEAAAQEINMGTDDAREGLACFVQRRRPDFRGR; encoded by the coding sequence ATCGGGCAACGCACCGCTCGCGGGGTTCGTCTGCTGACCCTGGATCGCCCGGAGGCGCTCAACGCCCTCGCCCCCGACCATCGCGAGACCCTGATCCGCCGGTTCGCCGAGGCCTCCGCCGATCCGGCGGTGCGGGCCGTGGTGGTCACGGGGACGGGGCGGGCGTTCTGCGCCGGGGCGGACCTGCGGGGCGGGGCCCCGGCCGCGTCCGAGCGGGTCGCCGGAGACGTGGCGCGTACCGTGCGCCTGGGCGCCCAGCGGTTGATCGCCGCCGTCCTGGACTGCGAGAAACCGGTGATCGCCGCTGTCAACGGAACGGCGGCGGGGCTCGGCGCGCATCTCGCGTTCGCCTGCGATCTCGTCCTCGCGGCCCGTTCGGCCACCTTCGTCGAGGTGTTCGTCCGTCGCGGACTGGTGCCGGACGCCGGCGGGGCGTACCTCCTGCCGCGGCTGGTCGGACCGCAGCGGGCCAAGGAGCTGATGTTCTTCGGCGATTCGCTGGCCGCCGCCGAGGCGGAGCGCCTCGGCCTGGTCAACCGCGTCGTGTCGGACGAGGTGCTGGGGGACACCGCCCTGGCCTGGGCCGAACGGCTCGCCAGCGGCCCCACCCGGGCACTCGCCCTCGCCAAGCAGCTCCTCAACGCCTCCCTCGACACCGACCGGACCGCGGCCTTCGCGGCCGAGGCGGCGGCGCAGGAGATCAACATGGGGACGGACGACGCCCGGGAGGGGCTGGCGTGCTTCGTCCAACGCAGGCGACCGGACTTCCGAGGCCGATGA